In a genomic window of Cytobacillus sp. FSL H8-0458:
- a CDS encoding DUF3231 family protein, which yields MENDNLKLTSSEIGTLWGEYVNGTMTEIVNRYMISIIEDEEIKQVFEIAIKTGEKQKEQLVSFIEKDGFPIPIGFSESDLNKGAERLFSDLFCLNYLHIMTIHGLLGHTTALGVSVRKDIREFYNSCVDDAKNMYDLTIELLLKKGVFQRDPYFYPAESPEIITATDFTDGFFGKGRRLSSTEIISISLNIKKGVMAKGLSIGFSQVTESKDIRKFFEELEETSDDNLQALSKILHKDNLPVPTSLESEITASKDSPFSDKLMLYHMGFLAQTAQVYYGTGLAGSMRTDLALTYEKAILKSLGVTRKWFGIMVKNKWLEQPPLAPNRKELAQDK from the coding sequence TTGGAAAATGATAATTTAAAGCTTACATCTTCCGAAATAGGAACACTATGGGGGGAGTATGTAAACGGAACAATGACCGAGATTGTAAATAGGTATATGATTTCAATTATAGAAGACGAAGAAATAAAACAAGTTTTTGAAATAGCTATTAAGACAGGGGAAAAACAAAAGGAGCAGCTTGTTTCCTTCATTGAGAAGGATGGATTTCCAATTCCCATTGGTTTTTCGGAGTCCGACCTCAATAAAGGTGCAGAGAGATTGTTTTCAGACTTATTCTGCCTGAATTATTTACATATTATGACTATCCATGGTTTGTTAGGTCATACAACCGCTTTAGGTGTTTCGGTCAGAAAGGACATACGGGAGTTTTACAACTCATGTGTAGATGATGCAAAAAATATGTACGATTTAACCATTGAGCTGCTTCTGAAAAAAGGAGTTTTTCAGAGAGATCCTTATTTTTATCCTGCCGAAAGCCCTGAAATTATTACTGCAACAGATTTTACTGATGGATTTTTCGGAAAAGGGAGACGTTTATCTTCTACAGAAATAATCAGTATCTCCCTTAACATTAAAAAGGGGGTTATGGCAAAAGGACTTTCCATCGGATTCAGCCAAGTCACAGAATCGAAAGATATAAGGAAGTTTTTTGAGGAGCTAGAAGAAACATCCGATGATAACCTGCAGGCGCTTTCAAAAATATTGCACAAGGATAACTTGCCAGTCCCAACTTCATTGGAATCAGAGATTACAGCGTCAAAGGACTCTCCATTTTCCGATAAATTAATGTTGTATCATATGGGTTTCCTGGCTCAAACTGCACAAGTATATTACGGGACAGGCCTGGCCGGATCCATGCGGACAGACCTGGCCTTAACTTATGAAAAAGCAATTCTGAAATCCTTGGGAGTCACCAGAAAATGGTTCGGCATTATGGTGAAGAACAAGTGGTTAGAACAGCCGCCGCTTGCTCCCAATAGAAAAGAACTTGCACAGGATAAATAA
- the modB gene encoding molybdate ABC transporter permease subunit gives MSTDFWSPVILSAEIASVSGILAVILGVIIGKTMANKRFKGKAIAETAFLLPLVLPPSVVGFLLIVIFGRNSFAGQFIEFIFKQPVMFTWWAAVIASTVVAFPLMYQSAKTGFEAIDRDIENAARVDGANDIQLFMNITIPLSYKAIISGGILSFARALGEFGATLMFAGNIPGKTQTIPTAIYVAIDSGNMEMAWLWVACMIGISFIMLVFVQLIKT, from the coding sequence ATGTCTACTGATTTTTGGTCGCCAGTCATATTATCTGCCGAAATTGCTTCTGTTTCAGGAATATTAGCCGTTATTCTGGGCGTTATCATAGGAAAGACGATGGCAAATAAAAGATTTAAAGGAAAAGCCATTGCGGAGACCGCTTTCCTTTTGCCATTAGTATTACCGCCATCTGTTGTAGGGTTTCTGCTGATTGTCATTTTTGGAAGAAACAGTTTTGCAGGCCAATTCATTGAGTTTATTTTTAAACAGCCAGTTATGTTTACATGGTGGGCCGCTGTTATCGCTTCGACGGTTGTCGCATTTCCTCTTATGTATCAGTCTGCCAAGACAGGCTTTGAAGCGATTGATCGTGACATTGAAAATGCGGCCCGGGTAGATGGGGCGAATGATATTCAATTATTTATGAATATCACGATCCCTCTTTCATACAAGGCCATTATTTCAGGCGGCATTCTAAGCTTTGCCAGGGCATTGGGAGAGTTCGGAGCTACTTTAATGTTTGCCGGTAATATTCCGGGAAAAACACAAACGATTCCAACTGCTATTTATGTAGCCATTGATTCAGGCAATATGGAGATGGCCTGGTTATGGGTAGCGTGTATGATAGGAATATCATTTATCATGTTAGTTTTTGTTCAGCTGATAAAAACATAA
- a CDS encoding YncE family protein: MIKFKMIFIVFLLLGVILAGCSSGSNAVDESKSVSGDVQQTEGNKEEAEEKTEVQYYYTANEGGSITKIDASDNSIVTTIEVEGSAHNVQVSPDGKLIGATVVPGMAGQGGGHGEHGEVSAKAVFYSVESDELVQEAEVGNHPAHIVFTEDGKYAVVTNNEDNTASVIDMNSLNVSNTVETGKGPHGFRISSDSKRAYIANMGEDTVSVINLETMKEEKRIKVGRAPVTTGITSDGKTLVAALNGENALAVIDLATDKVDKIPVGTGPAQVYIDEKGQFAYVANQGTEEAPSSSVTVIDLALKKASAEIETGKGSHGVVTSPDNKRVYVTNIFDDTVSIIDKEQNKVIDTIEVKGMPNGISITD, encoded by the coding sequence ATGATTAAATTTAAAATGATATTTATTGTATTTTTATTGTTAGGCGTGATACTGGCCGGATGCAGCTCGGGAAGTAATGCTGTTGATGAATCGAAGTCTGTTTCCGGGGATGTTCAGCAAACTGAAGGCAATAAAGAAGAGGCTGAAGAAAAAACGGAGGTCCAATATTATTACACCGCAAACGAAGGAGGCAGCATCACAAAAATTGATGCATCTGACAATTCAATTGTAACGACAATAGAGGTAGAAGGTTCCGCTCACAATGTGCAGGTTTCACCAGATGGAAAATTAATAGGGGCTACGGTTGTGCCAGGTATGGCAGGGCAAGGGGGAGGCCATGGAGAGCACGGAGAAGTGAGTGCAAAAGCAGTATTTTACAGTGTTGAAAGCGATGAACTGGTTCAGGAGGCCGAAGTTGGAAATCACCCTGCCCACATTGTTTTTACGGAGGATGGGAAGTACGCTGTTGTAACAAACAACGAGGACAATACTGCATCTGTCATTGATATGAATAGCCTCAATGTATCAAACACAGTTGAGACCGGCAAAGGGCCGCATGGATTCAGGATTTCATCAGATAGCAAAAGAGCTTACATTGCCAATATGGGTGAAGATACGGTCAGTGTTATTAATCTTGAAACCATGAAGGAAGAAAAGCGGATAAAAGTGGGAAGAGCTCCTGTCACTACGGGTATTACTTCTGATGGAAAAACACTTGTCGCAGCATTAAATGGAGAAAATGCTCTCGCTGTGATTGATCTGGCCACTGATAAGGTTGATAAAATTCCAGTGGGAACTGGTCCTGCACAAGTATATATCGATGAGAAAGGCCAGTTTGCCTATGTGGCCAACCAGGGAACAGAAGAAGCTCCTTCGAGCAGTGTTACCGTTATAGATCTTGCTTTAAAGAAAGCATCAGCTGAAATTGAAACCGGCAAAGGCTCGCATGGAGTGGTAACAAGTCCGGATAACAAGAGGGTGTATGTAACGAATATATTTGATGATACGGTCAGCATCATCGATAAAGAACAGAATAAGGTTATTGATACAATTGAAGTAAAAGGTATGCCGAATGGAATAAGCATTACCGATTAG
- the modA gene encoding molybdate ABC transporter substrate-binding protein, with protein sequence MKKQYLFFFSLMVLFLSLAGCSNSDLPKNTGEDKREGAGEKVELTISAAASLQDALTEIETRFEKEHPNVLINFNFGASGSLQQQISQGAPADLFFSAAEDKFDKLVNDGLIEENNGIDLVGNELVLVVPKKSALKIKSFSDLTNADKLSIGTPESVPAGKYAKELLEKMDIWNNIEEKVVPAKDVRQVLTYVETNNVDAGIVYKTDALISEKVDMVDTADENTLNPIIYPLGVIKDTSHPEEANLFYDYLQNEISMGIFEEYGFKGLK encoded by the coding sequence ATGAAAAAGCAATACCTGTTCTTTTTTTCGTTAATGGTCCTTTTTTTATCATTGGCTGGCTGTTCAAACAGTGACCTTCCTAAAAATACAGGAGAGGATAAGCGGGAAGGAGCCGGAGAGAAAGTGGAATTGACTATTTCAGCAGCAGCAAGCCTGCAGGATGCCTTAACGGAAATTGAAACAAGGTTCGAAAAGGAACATCCAAATGTGCTGATCAACTTTAACTTTGGTGCTTCAGGCTCTCTTCAGCAGCAAATCTCCCAGGGAGCACCCGCTGATCTTTTCTTTTCAGCTGCAGAGGATAAATTTGATAAACTGGTGAATGACGGGCTGATTGAAGAAAACAATGGGATTGATCTGGTTGGGAATGAGCTTGTTTTAGTAGTACCGAAGAAGTCAGCATTGAAAATCAAATCGTTTTCTGATCTCACAAACGCAGATAAATTGTCAATCGGTACACCGGAGTCGGTTCCTGCCGGGAAATATGCGAAGGAATTATTAGAGAAAATGGATATCTGGAACAACATAGAAGAAAAAGTGGTACCTGCCAAAGATGTCCGCCAGGTCCTTACGTATGTAGAGACTAATAATGTGGATGCCGGAATTGTTTATAAAACGGATGCGTTAATATCTGAAAAGGTTGATATGGTGGACACGGCAGATGAAAACACTCTCAACCCTATCATTTATCCTTTGGGTGTGATTAAAGATACAAGTCATCCAGAGGAAGCTAATCTGTTCTATGATTATCTTCAAAATGAAATTTCTATGGGTATTTTTGAAGAGTATGGATTTAAAGGATTGAAATAA
- a CDS encoding peptidoglycan-binding protein, whose protein sequence is MLMRFKNMLMAFVAVVLMLVAPSFTEAALGDRTLANGSSGSDVAELQDYLMTKGVFPYHTSTGYYGSITVEAVKDFQRKRNLKADGIAGPQTNHALKVLRYGDIGKQVIQIQYQLKQTGHYKSSLDGIYGNGTVGAVKSFQKQQGLTADGIAGPRTRAALDRKAKRGTAAGKTLTVESTAYTASCEGCSGVTRMGLDLKKYPDAKVIAVDPSVIPLGSIVKVEGYGTAIAADIGGGINGSSIDVFIPNQGDALQWGRKSVRVEIIE, encoded by the coding sequence ATGTTAATGAGATTTAAAAACATGCTGATGGCCTTCGTGGCTGTGGTTCTCATGCTGGTTGCTCCTTCGTTTACAGAAGCGGCGCTCGGGGATCGTACACTTGCCAATGGATCATCAGGGTCAGATGTGGCCGAATTGCAGGATTACCTGATGACAAAAGGGGTATTCCCATATCATACATCGACAGGATACTATGGAAGCATCACGGTGGAAGCCGTCAAGGATTTTCAGCGTAAGCGTAACCTGAAGGCTGATGGAATAGCAGGACCGCAGACAAACCACGCATTAAAAGTACTGAGATATGGGGACATTGGAAAACAGGTCATCCAAATTCAATATCAATTAAAACAAACAGGTCATTACAAATCTAGCTTAGATGGTATTTATGGAAATGGTACAGTGGGCGCTGTCAAGAGCTTTCAAAAACAGCAGGGACTGACCGCAGATGGCATTGCCGGCCCGAGGACGAGAGCCGCACTTGACCGAAAGGCGAAGCGCGGCACAGCGGCAGGTAAAACATTGACTGTGGAAAGCACAGCATATACAGCGAGTTGTGAGGGCTGTTCAGGTGTGACAAGGATGGGTCTGGATTTAAAAAAGTACCCTGATGCGAAAGTGATTGCAGTCGATCCAAGTGTCATTCCGCTTGGCTCAATCGTGAAAGTAGAAGGCTATGGAACTGCAATAGCAGCGGACATAGGCGGCGGCATAAACGGAAGTTCAATCGATGTGTTCATTCCAAACCAGGGCGATGCCCTTCAGTGGGGGAGAAAAAGCGTTCGTGTGGAAATAATCGAATAG
- a CDS encoding FAD-binding protein — translation MFQIKKKIKTDVLVAGSGLAGIKVSKELADQQADVLMVTKMQVASGSSFYPLKASLGTQVTKDHEDESIFLEDIESLSHGMHGRDLAEVYVKEIPKRVKEYHEIGVKAKKLEGERKACFAEHERDIYLLSDWDQIRENVRTIFAEYENLSIQEKTIVLTLLKKDDRVAGAILLDENNDLVMVECKSVILATGGFGSIYQHNLNPNDVDGSGHILAVEAGTRLVNMEYIQFIPGITAPKYKTLFGEHTLMYCDDIVDEAGSSLLDSMLPEEISKQECLQIRSTHGPFTHSLDSKYVDIAMMKNIIANRNDRGFRLLYRSELYENGEEFYTVYLNWLKERNIDLLENEIRIAPFAHASNGGVYIDTYGRTGVNGLYAIGELSCNIEGANRLGGNSTGACMVFGKRAAADCVRYIETQSHEEISEPEALKQIENMFGVQGQTKGPVIDMEKKVHQAIESIKKLMWYHGNVVRNKDSLLKALETIRKLESELDLGRLFEQQATRKLTIKARNFFKLSQILLEAMLERKESRGAHFREDYPEEREEYNKRLFISMKDDGALEYRFLNE, via the coding sequence ATGTTTCAAATAAAAAAGAAAATAAAAACGGATGTCTTAGTGGCCGGAAGCGGGCTGGCCGGGATAAAAGTAAGCAAAGAGCTTGCAGATCAACAGGCCGATGTATTGATGGTGACAAAAATGCAGGTAGCTTCAGGTTCAAGCTTTTATCCGCTGAAAGCCTCCCTTGGAACTCAGGTGACAAAAGATCATGAAGATGAATCGATATTTCTTGAAGATATTGAAAGCTTGAGCCATGGCATGCATGGGCGGGATTTAGCTGAGGTGTATGTAAAAGAAATTCCGAAGCGTGTAAAGGAATATCACGAGATTGGTGTGAAGGCGAAAAAGCTGGAAGGGGAGCGTAAAGCCTGTTTCGCTGAACATGAACGGGATATCTATTTATTAAGTGACTGGGATCAGATTCGCGAAAATGTGAGAACTATTTTTGCAGAGTATGAAAACCTGTCTATCCAGGAAAAGACAATCGTCCTTACTTTGCTGAAGAAAGATGACCGTGTGGCGGGAGCCATACTTTTAGATGAGAATAATGACCTCGTTATGGTGGAATGCAAATCTGTCATTTTAGCAACGGGCGGATTCGGCAGTATTTATCAGCATAACTTAAATCCCAATGATGTGGATGGCTCCGGCCATATCCTGGCTGTCGAAGCAGGGACCCGTCTTGTAAACATGGAATATATTCAATTCATTCCAGGCATTACGGCTCCGAAATATAAAACCCTCTTTGGGGAACATACATTAATGTATTGTGATGATATAGTCGATGAAGCAGGAAGCAGCTTACTGGATTCTATGCTGCCTGAGGAGATATCGAAGCAGGAATGTCTGCAGATCAGGAGCACGCACGGTCCGTTCACCCATTCACTTGATTCGAAGTATGTGGATATCGCGATGATGAAAAATATCATCGCGAATCGGAATGACCGCGGATTCAGGCTTTTATATCGGTCCGAGTTATATGAAAATGGGGAAGAGTTCTACACGGTCTATTTAAATTGGCTGAAAGAGAGAAATATTGATCTTTTGGAGAATGAAATTCGTATTGCCCCATTTGCCCATGCCAGCAACGGCGGAGTTTATATTGACACGTATGGCAGAACCGGTGTGAACGGATTATATGCCATTGGTGAGCTGTCCTGCAATATTGAGGGAGCGAACCGATTGGGAGGAAATTCGACTGGCGCCTGCATGGTATTTGGCAAAAGGGCTGCGGCAGATTGTGTCAGGTATATCGAAACACAAAGCCATGAGGAAATTTCTGAACCTGAAGCATTGAAACAGATCGAGAACATGTTTGGCGTTCAGGGGCAAACAAAAGGTCCTGTTATAGATATGGAGAAAAAAGTTCATCAGGCTATTGAATCGATCAAAAAACTAATGTGGTATCATGGGAATGTCGTGCGCAATAAGGACAGTCTATTAAAAGCATTAGAAACCATCAGAAAGCTCGAGTCAGAGCTTGATTTAGGTAGATTGTTCGAACAGCAGGCAACCCGAAAGCTGACAATTAAGGCACGAAACTTCTTCAAGCTTTCGCAAATTCTGCTTGAGGCCATGCTGGAACGAAAAGAAAGCAGGGGCGCACATTTTCGTGAGGATTATCCGGAAGAACGTGAAGAATATAATAAAAGATTGTTTATTTCCATGAAAGATGATGGAGCATTGGAGTATCGCTTTCTAAATGAATAG
- a CDS encoding MurR/RpiR family transcriptional regulator, with amino-acid sequence METNRKMTGLKPTILMEQHKHNFTKSDHRIHEYILTNTDKVLYHSLTELSEAIGAAEATVLRFFRKLGFKGFQDFKFSLAQEVSGNSSQAGDETYIERIRTNMVHAIEDTYSMLNNQALENSIEAIVRSRDVVVFGIGSSGIAGLDMQNRLMRIGKHVDVVTDPHFQVMRATSLDEHSVVIAISLTGSTKDIVDTVKIANEKKATVIVLTNYVKSPLAKYADYILLTSVKESPLDSGSLVAKITQLYLIDLICTGITMKNYEQASKVKMEISENISNKLY; translated from the coding sequence ATGGAAACGAATAGAAAAATGACAGGGCTGAAGCCTACTATATTAATGGAACAGCATAAACACAACTTTACTAAATCCGACCATAGAATTCATGAATATATTTTAACGAATACAGACAAGGTGTTATACCATTCATTAACGGAATTATCGGAAGCGATAGGAGCTGCAGAGGCTACAGTTCTGCGTTTCTTCAGAAAGCTGGGCTTTAAAGGCTTCCAGGATTTTAAATTTTCGCTCGCGCAAGAGGTATCAGGTAATTCCAGTCAGGCGGGTGACGAGACCTATATTGAACGCATCCGCACAAACATGGTACATGCCATTGAAGATACGTATAGTATGCTGAATAATCAAGCTCTTGAAAACAGCATCGAAGCGATAGTCCGTTCCAGGGATGTAGTGGTATTTGGCATAGGCTCTTCCGGAATTGCCGGGCTTGATATGCAAAATCGCCTCATGAGAATAGGAAAACATGTTGATGTCGTCACAGATCCTCACTTCCAGGTAATGAGGGCGACCTCCCTGGATGAACATTCCGTTGTGATTGCCATTAGTTTAACAGGCAGCACAAAGGATATTGTCGACACTGTTAAAATAGCCAATGAAAAGAAAGCTACTGTGATTGTATTAACAAACTATGTGAAATCACCTTTGGCCAAATACGCGGATTATATTTTACTGACCTCTGTAAAGGAAAGCCCGTTAGACAGCGGTTCATTAGTAGCCAAAATTACACAGCTTTATTTAATCGATCTTATCTGTACGGGGATCACCATGAAAAACTATGAACAAGCTTCAAAAGTGAAAATGGAGATATCTGAGAATATCAGTAATAAGCTGTACTAA
- a CDS encoding ROK family protein — MQLGVIDIGGTSIKYGIASDEGELFSLDSIPAEAYKGGPLIVEKVKMICDMLLKQARVEGIAISSAGQIDNQNGTVVHATDNIPGYTGTSLAEVISKHTGLPVTVENDVNCTALGEYWQGAAKDMDDFLCVTIGTGIGGALFLNGKLYTGANFSAGEIGHINLYPNGKPCTCGNNGCYERYASSSALSELVEERMGVNLPLEKFFELAREGNKEANNLFVQWADDVATGIQSLVHIFNPELVLIGGGISAQGDFLLEEVQSSLAKKVMPNHWKSLRMRIAAHENKANLLGAAKHFLDMNRKS; from the coding sequence ATGCAGCTTGGAGTCATTGATATTGGCGGAACATCTATAAAATATGGCATCGCTTCAGACGAAGGAGAGCTTTTTAGTCTTGATTCCATCCCGGCTGAGGCTTATAAGGGCGGTCCTTTAATAGTAGAAAAAGTGAAGATGATCTGTGATATGCTGTTAAAACAGGCAAGAGTCGAGGGCATTGCCATCAGCTCTGCAGGGCAGATTGATAACCAGAATGGAACCGTGGTGCATGCAACGGATAATATTCCGGGATATACCGGTACAAGTCTGGCTGAGGTTATTTCAAAACATACCGGATTGCCGGTTACGGTTGAAAACGATGTGAATTGCACAGCATTAGGTGAATATTGGCAAGGTGCAGCTAAAGATATGGATGATTTTCTCTGTGTAACTATTGGCACGGGGATTGGCGGTGCGTTATTCTTAAATGGTAAGCTATACACAGGAGCCAATTTTTCAGCCGGGGAAATCGGGCATATCAATCTGTACCCAAATGGGAAGCCCTGCACCTGCGGTAATAATGGCTGTTATGAAAGGTATGCTTCCAGTTCAGCCCTATCAGAGCTAGTGGAGGAAAGAATGGGTGTGAACCTTCCATTAGAGAAGTTTTTCGAGCTTGCCAGAGAGGGAAATAAGGAAGCTAATAACCTATTTGTGCAGTGGGCAGATGATGTGGCGACAGGCATTCAGAGCCTTGTTCATATTTTTAACCCCGAGCTTGTACTGATTGGCGGCGGAATTTCTGCACAAGGAGACTTTTTATTGGAAGAGGTACAATCGTCTTTAGCGAAGAAAGTAATGCCAAACCACTGGAAGTCGCTTCGGATGAGAATTGCCGCACATGAAAACAAAGCCAATTTATTAGGAGCAGCCAAGCACTTTTTGGACATGAACAGGAAAAGTTAG
- a CDS encoding sodium:solute symporter: MTGSFAVIDYVILFAYLLFILWVGIAVAKKEMQGKEFFKGDGSIPWWVTSVSLFATLLSPISFLSLAGNSYLGSWELWFAQLGLFIAVPIAIYYFLPVYRKLNLDTAYEYLERRFDTKLRVIGSLLFIVYQIGRMSIIMYLPALALAAVTGINAVLIVLFMGVVATIYSAFGGIKSVLWTDFIQGIVLIGGGIFALIMLMFSIDGGFGEVVRVGTQDGKFFTDTPFFDPNFVNNSVLLLIFGAGISTAFSYISSQDMVQRYLTTTDLKEMNKMTYLNGILSLGTATLFFFIGTALYTFYTQQAGAMPEGKADLIFANFIVAELPAGISGLLIAGLFAAGQSTLSTGLNSVATSWTLDIQKVLKPDMSDEKSTKMARNVSTIVGIFSIAFAIVLIYTDVGDAYSWFNGLMGLVLGIIGGTFTLGVMTKRANAKGAICGFFATAALAVYVSYFTDITLWAYSIINLIASIVFGYVFSLLFKQKSKAEDENLTYYDRKKPA; the protein is encoded by the coding sequence ATGACTGGATCTTTTGCTGTAATTGATTACGTTATATTATTTGCCTACCTTTTGTTCATTCTTTGGGTAGGGATTGCAGTTGCCAAAAAAGAAATGCAGGGAAAAGAGTTCTTCAAAGGGGATGGCTCTATTCCGTGGTGGGTGACATCTGTCAGCTTATTCGCAACCTTATTGAGTCCGATTTCATTCTTATCTTTAGCGGGAAACTCCTATTTAGGATCATGGGAACTGTGGTTTGCACAATTAGGTTTATTTATTGCCGTGCCAATCGCGATTTATTATTTCCTGCCGGTTTACCGGAAATTAAATTTAGATACAGCTTACGAATATTTAGAGCGCCGCTTTGATACAAAACTGCGCGTCATTGGGAGTCTTCTTTTTATCGTCTATCAGATTGGGCGCATGTCCATTATTATGTATCTGCCTGCTTTGGCATTAGCGGCTGTTACAGGCATCAATGCCGTGCTGATCGTATTATTCATGGGTGTAGTGGCAACCATCTATTCAGCCTTTGGAGGAATTAAGTCAGTGCTTTGGACAGACTTCATCCAGGGTATTGTCTTAATCGGCGGCGGTATTTTTGCCCTGATTATGCTGATGTTCTCCATTGATGGCGGATTTGGAGAAGTGGTCCGTGTCGGTACGCAAGACGGGAAATTCTTTACGGATACACCATTCTTCGATCCGAACTTTGTCAATAACAGTGTTCTTCTTCTTATTTTTGGCGCCGGGATATCAACAGCATTCTCATATATTTCAAGTCAGGACATGGTTCAGCGTTATTTAACAACCACTGACTTAAAAGAAATGAATAAAATGACTTATTTAAATGGTATTCTGTCACTTGGTACGGCAACATTATTCTTCTTTATCGGAACAGCTTTATATACATTTTATACGCAGCAGGCAGGTGCGATGCCTGAAGGTAAAGCCGACCTGATTTTTGCCAACTTTATCGTTGCTGAGCTGCCGGCAGGAATTTCAGGCTTGCTGATTGCCGGATTATTCGCTGCGGGACAATCAACACTTTCAACGGGCTTGAACAGTGTGGCGACAAGCTGGACATTGGATATTCAGAAAGTTCTTAAACCAGATATGAGTGATGAAAAAAGCACCAAAATGGCGCGTAATGTATCCACAATTGTAGGGATTTTCTCCATTGCTTTTGCCATTGTCCTGATTTACACAGATGTTGGAGATGCTTATTCCTGGTTTAATGGATTGATGGGATTAGTATTGGGTATCATCGGAGGTACCTTCACGCTTGGAGTCATGACGAAAAGAGCAAACGCGAAAGGGGCCATCTGCGGTTTCTTCGCAACAGCAGCCCTTGCAGTCTATGTGTCTTACTTTACTGATATTACTTTATGGGCCTATTCCATCATTAATTTAATTGCTTCTATCGTGTTCGGTTATGTCTTTAGCTTATTATTCAAGCAAAAAAGCAAAGCTGAAGATGAAAATCTGACATACTATGATAGAAAAAAACCAGCGTAA
- a CDS encoding ArsR/SmtB family transcription factor, whose protein sequence is MNWDKDTIFKALGDSTRRLILDELSERKEMTLFELTARLIMKHGLSISRQAIAKHLSVLEDAQLIRSERKGKYRVIIFNNQPLKNLLEGWLE, encoded by the coding sequence ATGAATTGGGACAAAGACACTATATTCAAAGCACTTGGTGATTCGACACGAAGGCTTATATTGGACGAACTTTCCGAACGCAAAGAGATGACGCTATTTGAACTGACGGCTCGTCTCATTATGAAGCACGGCCTTTCCATTTCGCGGCAGGCAATAGCTAAACATCTTTCAGTATTGGAAGATGCACAGCTCATTAGATCCGAACGAAAGGGAAAATATCGGGTAATTATTTTTAATAACCAGCCACTTAAGAATCTGCTGGAAGGATGGCTGGAGTAA
- a CDS encoding VOC family protein, which translates to MNVIVTSIFVQDQEKALNFYTETLGFVKKHDIPVGEHRWIALVSPEDQDGTELLLEPNVHPAATEYQKKIFAEGIPATMFGVADVHEEYNRLIKLGVKFTMEPTVMGDVTLAVFDDTCGNLIQIAQK; encoded by the coding sequence TTGAACGTTATTGTTACCAGTATCTTCGTCCAGGATCAGGAGAAGGCATTGAATTTTTATACAGAAACGCTGGGGTTTGTAAAAAAGCATGACATCCCAGTTGGGGAACACAGGTGGATCGCCCTGGTTTCTCCCGAAGATCAAGATGGTACGGAGCTCTTGCTGGAACCTAATGTACATCCGGCTGCCACAGAATATCAAAAGAAGATTTTTGCAGAAGGAATTCCAGCCACAATGTTTGGCGTTGCTGATGTTCACGAAGAGTATAACCGATTAATAAAACTCGGAGTGAAGTTTACTATGGAGCCGACAGTAATGGGGGATGTCACATTGGCTGTATTCGATGATACATGCGGCAACCTTATTCAAATAGCGCAGAAGTAG